In one Corallococcus sp. EGB genomic region, the following are encoded:
- a CDS encoding Rieske 2Fe-2S domain-containing protein, which yields MRITFLGHAGFAVETAGALVVMDPWLTPQGAFDSAWMQLPRNHHLAPRVRELLETPGKERFLYISHEHKDHFDPEFLATIAKRDFTVLVPKFRRSELRDIFEKYGCKRVIACEDSREIPIKGGYIKLFVSEQGTNRDSSVMVRGDGQCFLNINDCKMHDRLVRVIAEEGPIDVFSAQFSGAIWHPTCYEYPKQTYSAICQKKRDSKFEAVSRALEVVQPRAYIAAAGPAAFLDPALFSLNFEDVNIFPRAPVLFSYLEKRLPTLPTRYLEPMPGDVLDAGTLEFVSQVPERVTTENFKDYLHTYAQDMAYVFRERRRNLMREEVDDIHARMRVELQRKLDLLDLHDRVGMPLYVELTEAPTRLLRVDFKNRRVDEVPEMRDKTRYAMKVNASDIVRVLDRKLNWEDFLLSFRLRLSRNPDVYEPVLHGFLGVEVEDIREFCDGIRATESQKERTVVEAGGKRFSILRFCPHQGADLSEGWVEEGRFVVCPRHRWQFDLQNGGTCKTNNSSLCAEPLVDKPEKVERGGDKAPAVDKAPVESPRV from the coding sequence ATGCGGATCACCTTCCTGGGTCATGCGGGCTTCGCGGTGGAGACCGCCGGGGCGCTCGTCGTCATGGATCCGTGGCTGACGCCGCAGGGGGCCTTCGACTCCGCGTGGATGCAGCTGCCGCGCAACCACCACCTGGCGCCGCGCGTGCGCGAGCTGCTGGAGACGCCGGGCAAGGAGCGCTTCCTCTACATCAGCCACGAGCACAAGGATCACTTCGACCCGGAGTTCCTGGCCACCATCGCGAAGCGGGACTTCACCGTGCTGGTGCCCAAGTTCCGCCGCTCGGAGCTGCGCGACATCTTCGAGAAGTACGGCTGCAAGCGCGTCATCGCGTGCGAGGACTCGCGCGAGATTCCCATCAAGGGCGGCTACATCAAGCTCTTCGTGTCCGAGCAGGGCACCAACCGCGACTCCAGCGTGATGGTGCGCGGCGACGGGCAGTGCTTCCTCAACATCAACGACTGCAAGATGCATGACCGGCTGGTGCGCGTCATCGCGGAGGAGGGGCCCATCGACGTCTTCTCCGCCCAGTTCTCCGGCGCCATCTGGCACCCCACCTGCTACGAGTACCCGAAGCAGACGTACTCGGCCATCTGCCAGAAGAAGCGCGACAGCAAGTTCGAGGCGGTGTCGCGTGCGCTGGAGGTGGTGCAGCCCCGCGCGTACATCGCGGCGGCGGGCCCGGCGGCCTTCCTGGATCCAGCGCTCTTCAGCCTGAACTTCGAGGACGTGAACATCTTCCCGCGCGCGCCGGTGCTCTTCTCGTACCTGGAGAAGCGCCTGCCCACGCTGCCCACGCGCTACCTGGAGCCCATGCCCGGGGACGTGCTGGACGCGGGCACGCTGGAGTTCGTGTCCCAGGTGCCGGAGCGCGTGACGACGGAGAACTTCAAGGACTACCTCCACACGTACGCCCAGGACATGGCCTACGTCTTCCGCGAGCGCCGCCGCAACCTGATGCGCGAGGAGGTGGACGACATCCACGCCCGCATGCGCGTCGAGTTGCAGCGCAAGCTGGACCTGCTGGACCTGCATGACCGGGTGGGCATGCCGCTCTACGTGGAGCTGACGGAGGCGCCCACGCGGCTGCTGCGCGTGGACTTCAAGAACCGCCGCGTGGATGAAGTGCCGGAGATGCGCGACAAGACGCGCTACGCGATGAAGGTGAACGCGAGCGACATCGTGCGAGTGCTGGACCGCAAGCTGAACTGGGAGGACTTCCTGCTGTCCTTCCGCCTGCGCCTGTCGCGCAACCCGGACGTCTACGAGCCCGTGCTGCACGGCTTCCTGGGCGTGGAGGTGGAGGACATCCGCGAGTTCTGCGACGGCATCCGCGCCACGGAGTCCCAGAAGGAGCGCACCGTGGTGGAGGCCGGCGGCAAGCGCTTCTCCATCCTGCGCTTCTGCCCGCACCAGGGCGCGGACCTGTCCGAGGGCTGGGTGGAGGAGGGCCGCTTCGTGGTGTGCCCGCGCCACCGCTGGCAGTTCGACCTGCAGAACGGCGGTACGTGCAAGACGAACAACTCCTCGCTCTGCGCGGAGCCCCTCGTGGACAAGCCGGAGAAGGTGGAGCGCGGCGGCGACAAGGCACCCGCGGTGGACAAGGCGCCCGTTGAATCTCCGCGCGTCTGA
- a CDS encoding carbohydrate-binding protein: MMRNRIVFTSSVLLVALHALGCSSSPAGDTTPPASEESPSEPALPTPPEQAPEPGGTPEPIPSEPEVPQEPSTPAPTEPPVTAPDPAPSSVDGFGVTMLYPSLPNGESWALADNATADRRFDPQNTITRNSDGSWKMKSTKVRMSAFPSTGYDAKAITTYNRDMLASRGYMQAPNDWKNIEMTGFVKVNAVADAKDNFAWYARGGKHNDNNSGCEGSSYKGGLHYDGRVRWEKETWHVSYDQTPYKQVTSSLMGRWVGFKAVMRNVAGARGAEAVKLELYLNDNADKVTWKKVYDQTDDGNWGGDAQHCGGSMAAMPISWGGPIATFRWDNATDVDFKWLSVREIQP, encoded by the coding sequence CTGATGCGGAACCGAATTGTCTTCACGTCCAGCGTGCTGCTGGTGGCGCTCCATGCCCTTGGCTGCAGCTCGAGCCCGGCGGGTGACACGACACCTCCAGCCAGCGAGGAGAGCCCCTCCGAGCCTGCCCTCCCCACGCCTCCCGAGCAGGCCCCCGAGCCGGGAGGCACTCCGGAGCCCATCCCCTCGGAGCCGGAGGTCCCGCAGGAGCCCTCCACGCCCGCGCCCACCGAGCCGCCGGTGACCGCGCCAGACCCCGCGCCCTCGAGCGTGGATGGCTTCGGCGTGACGATGCTCTACCCCTCGCTGCCGAACGGTGAGTCCTGGGCGCTCGCGGACAATGCGACCGCCGACCGGCGCTTCGACCCGCAGAACACCATCACGCGCAACAGCGACGGCTCCTGGAAGATGAAGAGCACGAAGGTGCGCATGAGCGCCTTCCCCTCCACGGGCTACGACGCGAAGGCGATCACGACCTACAACCGGGACATGCTGGCCAGCCGCGGCTACATGCAGGCGCCCAACGACTGGAAGAACATCGAGATGACCGGCTTCGTGAAGGTCAACGCGGTGGCGGACGCGAAGGACAACTTCGCCTGGTACGCGCGCGGCGGAAAGCACAACGACAACAACTCCGGCTGCGAGGGCAGCAGCTACAAGGGCGGCCTGCACTACGACGGGCGCGTGCGCTGGGAGAAGGAGACCTGGCACGTGTCCTATGATCAGACCCCGTACAAGCAGGTCACGTCCTCGCTGATGGGCCGCTGGGTGGGCTTCAAGGCCGTGATGCGCAACGTGGCGGGCGCCAGGGGCGCGGAGGCCGTGAAGCTGGAGCTGTACCTCAACGACAACGCCGACAAGGTGACCTGGAAGAAGGTCTACGACCAGACCGACGACGGGAACTGGGGCGGTGACGCCCAGCACTGCGGCGGATCCATGGCCGCCATGCCGATTTCGTGGGGCGGCCCCATCGCCACGTTCCGCTGGGACAACGCGACGGACGTGGACTTCAAGTGGTTGAGCGTCCGGGAGATCCAGCCCTAG
- a CDS encoding TerC family protein, with amino-acid sequence MESFQTIGSPLMWGGFIAFVFAMLALDLGVFHRKAHTVSFKEAGAWSAVWVSLALTFNGFLWWRYGAGPGMEFLTGYLIEKSLSVDNIFVFVVIFSTMKVPAIHQHRVLFWGILSALVLRAAMIFAGVAMLERFHWLIYVFGAFLIITGVKLFIQRNHEENPGDGWLMRTARRVIPSTPHFNGQHFLTVENGRKLATPLLMSLLLVEASDVLFALDSIPAIFAVTRDPFIVFTSNIFAILGLRSLFFLMAGAMEKFTYLKVGLSGVLVFVGAKMALVDVVHLSPAISLGIIALVLGASIVASLVKAKQTPPHAPTTGDASPRAPTDAPAPAKS; translated from the coding sequence TTGGAATCCTTCCAAACCATCGGTAGCCCCCTCATGTGGGGCGGCTTCATCGCGTTCGTCTTCGCGATGCTCGCGCTCGACCTGGGCGTGTTCCACCGCAAGGCGCACACGGTGAGCTTCAAGGAGGCGGGGGCCTGGAGCGCGGTGTGGGTGAGCCTGGCGCTGACGTTCAACGGCTTCCTGTGGTGGCGCTACGGCGCCGGGCCGGGCATGGAGTTCCTCACCGGCTACCTCATCGAGAAGTCGCTCTCCGTCGACAACATCTTCGTCTTCGTCGTCATCTTCTCCACGATGAAGGTCCCGGCCATCCACCAGCACCGGGTCCTCTTCTGGGGCATCCTGAGCGCGCTGGTGCTGCGCGCGGCGATGATTTTCGCCGGCGTGGCGATGCTGGAGCGCTTCCACTGGCTCATCTACGTCTTCGGCGCCTTCCTCATCATCACGGGCGTGAAGCTCTTCATCCAGCGCAACCACGAGGAGAACCCGGGGGACGGCTGGCTGATGCGCACCGCCCGCCGTGTCATCCCCTCCACGCCGCACTTCAACGGCCAGCACTTCCTCACGGTGGAGAACGGCCGGAAGCTGGCGACGCCGCTGCTCATGTCGCTGCTGCTGGTGGAGGCGTCCGACGTGCTCTTCGCGCTGGACTCCATCCCCGCCATCTTCGCGGTGACGCGCGACCCGTTCATCGTCTTCACGTCGAACATCTTCGCCATCCTCGGCCTGCGCTCGCTCTTCTTCCTGATGGCGGGGGCGATGGAGAAGTTCACCTACCTGAAGGTCGGCCTGTCCGGCGTGCTCGTCTTCGTGGGCGCGAAGATGGCGCTGGTGGACGTGGTGCATCTGTCCCCGGCCATCTCCCTGGGCATCATCGCGCTGGTGCTGGGCGCCAGCATCGTGGCCTCGCTGGTGAAGGCGAAGCAGACGCCGCCGCACGCGCCCACCACCGGCGACGCGTCACCCCGCGCGCCGACGGACGCACCAGCTCCGGCGAAGAGCTGA